The Carassius carassius chromosome 2, fCarCar2.1, whole genome shotgun sequence genome has a segment encoding these proteins:
- the LOC132101856 gene encoding transcription factor E2F8-like isoform X3, with protein MSSTLSEGQKLIRKPLRSPLKERSANDKGHVFVEPQTPQKNASKASEAALLESHKNMGPLTTPTKGLEAPSSEPWTPTSNLKMLISAASPEIRNREKERAINSSESENSQEPEQGEEVEKLQISRKDKSLGLLCYKFLARYPNYPNPAVNNDISLDDVAGELKVERRRIYDIMNVLESLNMVSRLAKNRYTWHGRVKLAQTLAMLKRAGKENCYGQLMQQIRQRSLERGDREFDLDGEEKENEEMSSFETDGDSGQAELSGADAKAASANSRKDKSLRVMSQKFVMLFLVSSPPVVSLEIAAKILIGEDHVVDQDKNKFKTKIRRLYDIANVLSSLELIKKVHVTEDRGRKPAFKWTGPEDLPSPKSEDLGTSTLSSASQPLESRSSVDNCAKNLFSSPGTKRGFTRHNSLVKLVKSIQDDRRKINSAPSSPVKMTGDSANGNFYTHKMAHLAAICKKQLDEQSTVHHIQPKNEVTLALSGSTPQVSELPESTSASNHQSHGPSGMQIPVLPAGAIPYLSTKCSPIIPVLIPQHQAGGSYAVYMHPTALRPQPTSLAVRSMTFESPGSANTKTSSSNQTNQPSSDSKEPTSPSTLKRGCGEKSLTGSPSKLQRTEPKSVSPKLCEILQARLKARRGDFASTRPSPRALHLEFSKPSENQPPSLITGTAPLEHSLETFLEKEEKVQTSDNEARLTPVRPPQSQAQKPSVPFQDVVRPSGPIHTETLIPAGYLIPISQQSFVNFKDPQYSTGESSKASTQTYNIYHTPTAGSRPPLPQEITPTRLPLNRIPSISPFPSQGRHIHCPSPAILNFTLQNLGLIPGSTTPNSSPEQASTLPSPHSGLPPQGMIFVKPISPARTLQSASIHGQHVTLISIPQPLVDTPKGGQHLQQSFFHTPVSFPTVTSTAAPRNIYIPQRKLDVSPEDS; from the exons ATGTCCAGTACATTATCAGAAGGTCAAAAATTAATCAGGAAACCTTTAAGAAGTCCACTCAAGGAAAGATCAGCAAACGACAAG GGGCATGTTTTTGTGGAACCACAAACACCACAAAAAAACGCAAGTAAGGCTTCAGAAGCTGCGTTACTGGAGAGTCATAAGAACATGGGGCCCCTAACAACACCTACTAAGGGTCTTGAGGCTCCGTCAAGCGAACCCTGGACACCCACCTCCAACCTGAAGATGCTCATCAGTGCAGCCAGTCCTGAGATTCGCAACCGCGAGAAAGAACGAGCCATAAACAGCAGTGAATCAGAAAACTCGCAG GAGCCTGAACAAGGAGAAGAAGTAGAAAAGCTCCAGATAAGTCGTAAAGACAAAAGTCTGGGTTTGCTGTGTTACAAATTTCTTGCAAGGTACCCAAACTACCCCAATCCCGCTGTAAACAACGACATCAGCCTCGACGATGTGGCGGGAGAACTGA AAGTGGAAAGACGTCGCATCTACGACATCATGAACGTTCTCGAGAGCCTAAACATGGTCAGCCGGCTGGCTAAGAACCGCTACACGTGGCATGGACGGGTGAAACTTGCGCAAACACTTGCAATGCTGAAGCGAGCTGGCAAAGAGAACTGCTACGGCCAACTGATGCAGCAGATCCGTCAAAGGAGCCTAGAGCGAGGAGACCGAGAGTTCGATTTGGACGGAGAGGAGAAGGAGAATGAAGAAATGTCTAGTTTTGAAACGGACGGAGACTCTGGTCAAGCAGAGCTTTCAGGAGCAGATGCTAAAGCTG CTTCTGCGAACAGTCGTAAAGACAAATCTCTGAGAGTGATGAGTCAGAAGTTCGTCATGTTGTTCCTGGTGTCCAGCCCTCCTGTGGTCAGTCTCGAAATAGCCGCCAAGATCCTCATCGGTGAAGATCACGTGGTGGATCAGGACAAAAACAAGTTCAAAA CTAAGATCCGCAGACTTTATGACATTGCAAATGTTCTAAGCAGCCTAGAGCTGATAAAGAAAGTGCATGTGACTGAGGATAGAGGAAGAAAACCTGCTTTCAAGTGGACTGGGCCAGAAGACTTACCATCTCCAAAGAGTGAGG ACCTGGGGACCTCAACTTTATCATCAGCATCACAACCTCTGGAGTCTCGTTCCTCTGTTGACAACTGTGCTAAAAATCTCTTTTCCTCACCCGGAACAAAGCGAGGTTTTACTCGACATAATTCCTTAGTCAAGCTGGTAAAGAGCATACAAGATGACCGCAGAAAAATCAACTCTGCACCTTCTAGTCCAGTTAAAATGACAG GTGATTCTGCAAATGGTAACTTCTACACACACAAAATGGCTCATCTGGCTGCTATCTGCAAAAAGCAACTAGATGAACAATCAAC GGTCCATCATATTCAGCCTAAGAATGAGGTTACACTCGCTTTGAGTGGAAGCACTCCACAAGTATCTGAACTACCTGAATCCACGTCTGCTAGCAATCATCAGTCTCACGGGCCTTCGGGAATGCAGATCCCAGTTCTTCCCGCAGGTGCAATTCCATATCTTTCTACCAAGTGCTCCCCGATCATCCCGGTTCTGATACCTCAACACCAGGCAGGCGGGTCATATGCTGTTTACATGCACCCCACAGCTCTCAGACCGCAGCCCACTAGCCTAGCGGTTCGTTCGATGACATTTGAAAGCCCAGGAAGTGCAAACACAAAGACATCTAGCAGTAACCAAACCAACCAACCATCATCAGACAGTAAAGAGCCGACGAGTCCCTCAACCCTTAAACGGGGATGTGGAGAAAAGAGCTTAACAGGAAGTCCATCTAAATTACAGCGGACAGAGCCAAAG AGTGTTTCTCCAAAACTGTGTGAGATCCTACAAGCCCGCCTGAAGGCCCGTAGAGGGGATTTTGCCTCCACCCGGCCTTCCCCGAGAGCCCTGCACCTGGAGTTCTCCAAACCCTCTGAGAATCAGCCTCCCTCACTAATCACCGGCACAGCGCCTCTGGAGCACAGCTTGGAGACCTTCCTGGAGAAGGAGGAGAAGGTTCAGACCTCCGACAATGAGGCCAGACTGACACCTGTCAGACCACCACAATCACAGGCCCAGAAGCCCAGCGTTCCCTTTCAGGATGTGGTTCGGCCATCTGGACCCATACATACAGAG ACTTTGATCCCCGCAGGTTATTTGATTCCGATCTCCCAGCAGTCCTTTGTGAACTTCAAAGATCCACAATACTCCACTGGAGAAAGCTCTAAAGCCTCCACACAAACGTACAACATCTATCACACCCCAACAGCAG GTTCCAGGCCTCCTCTTCCTCAAGAAATCACCCCCACCCGGCTCCCTCTAAACCGGATACCGTCCATCTCTCCCTTCCCTTCTCAAGGGCGTCACATCCACTGCCCCAGTCCTGCCATTCTCAACTTCACCCTGCAGAACCTGGGCCTTATCCCCGGCAGCACCACACCAAACTCCAGTCCTGAGCAGGCCAGCACGCTCCCGTCTCCCCACTCAGGGCTCCCTCCACAGGGCATGATCTTTGTGAAGCCCATCTCACCTGCCCGAACTCTGCAGTCGGCCTCCATACATGGGCAGCACGTCACCCTCATCAGCATACCACAG cCTTTAGTAGACACACCTAAAGGCGGTCAACACCTCCAGCAGAGTTTCTTTCACACCCCGGTCTCCTTCCCTACTGTAACCAGCACCGCAGCTCCCAGAAACATCTACATCCCTCAGAGAAAGCTTGATGTGAGTCCAGAGGACAGCTAA
- the LOC132101856 gene encoding transcription factor E2F8-like isoform X4, giving the protein MLSPRMYNAVKKRWKMSSTLSEGQKLIRKPLRSPLKERSANDKGHVFVEPQTPQKNASKASEAALLESHKNMGPLTTPTKGLEAPSSEPWTPTSNLKMLISAASPEIRNREKERAINSSESENSQEPEQGEEVEKLQISRKDKSLGLLCYKFLARYPNYPNPAVNNDISLDDVAGELKVERRRIYDIMNVLESLNMVSRLAKNRYTWHGRVKLAQTLAMLKRAGKENCYGQLMQQIRQRSLERGDREFDLDGEEKENEEMSSFETDGDSGQAELSGADAKAASANSRKDKSLRVMSQKFVMLFLVSSPPVVSLEIAAKILIGEDHVVDQDKNKFKTKIRRLYDIANVLSSLELIKKVHVTEDRGRKPAFKWTGPEDLPSPKSEDLGTSTLSSASQPLESRSSVDNCAKNLFSSPGTKRGFTRHNSLVKLVKSIQDDRRKINSAPSSPVKMTGDSANGNFYTHKMAHLAAICKKQLDEQSTVHHIQPKNEVTLALSGSTPQVSELPESTSASNHQSHGPSGMQIPVLPAALRPQPTSLAVRSMTFESPGSANTKTSSSNQTNQPSSDSKEPTSPSTLKRGCGEKSLTGSPSKLQRTEPKSVSPKLCEILQARLKARRGDFASTRPSPRALHLEFSKPSENQPPSLITGTAPLEHSLETFLEKEEKVQTSDNEARLTPVRPPQSQAQKPSVPFQDVVRPSGPIHTETLIPAGYLIPISQQSFVNFKDPQYSTGESSKASTQTYNIYHTPTAGSRPPLPQEITPTRLPLNRIPSISPFPSQGRHIHCPSPAILNFTLQNLGLIPGSTTPNSSPEQASTLPSPHSGLPPQGMIFVKPISPARTLQSASIHGQHVTLISIPQPLVDTPKGGQHLQQSFFHTPVSFPTVTSTAAPRNIYIPQRKLDVSPEDS; this is encoded by the exons ATGTTGTCTCCAAGAATGTATAATGCTGTAAAGAAACG GTGGAAAATGTCCAGTACATTATCAGAAGGTCAAAAATTAATCAGGAAACCTTTAAGAAGTCCACTCAAGGAAAGATCAGCAAACGACAAG GGGCATGTTTTTGTGGAACCACAAACACCACAAAAAAACGCAAGTAAGGCTTCAGAAGCTGCGTTACTGGAGAGTCATAAGAACATGGGGCCCCTAACAACACCTACTAAGGGTCTTGAGGCTCCGTCAAGCGAACCCTGGACACCCACCTCCAACCTGAAGATGCTCATCAGTGCAGCCAGTCCTGAGATTCGCAACCGCGAGAAAGAACGAGCCATAAACAGCAGTGAATCAGAAAACTCGCAG GAGCCTGAACAAGGAGAAGAAGTAGAAAAGCTCCAGATAAGTCGTAAAGACAAAAGTCTGGGTTTGCTGTGTTACAAATTTCTTGCAAGGTACCCAAACTACCCCAATCCCGCTGTAAACAACGACATCAGCCTCGACGATGTGGCGGGAGAACTGA AAGTGGAAAGACGTCGCATCTACGACATCATGAACGTTCTCGAGAGCCTAAACATGGTCAGCCGGCTGGCTAAGAACCGCTACACGTGGCATGGACGGGTGAAACTTGCGCAAACACTTGCAATGCTGAAGCGAGCTGGCAAAGAGAACTGCTACGGCCAACTGATGCAGCAGATCCGTCAAAGGAGCCTAGAGCGAGGAGACCGAGAGTTCGATTTGGACGGAGAGGAGAAGGAGAATGAAGAAATGTCTAGTTTTGAAACGGACGGAGACTCTGGTCAAGCAGAGCTTTCAGGAGCAGATGCTAAAGCTG CTTCTGCGAACAGTCGTAAAGACAAATCTCTGAGAGTGATGAGTCAGAAGTTCGTCATGTTGTTCCTGGTGTCCAGCCCTCCTGTGGTCAGTCTCGAAATAGCCGCCAAGATCCTCATCGGTGAAGATCACGTGGTGGATCAGGACAAAAACAAGTTCAAAA CTAAGATCCGCAGACTTTATGACATTGCAAATGTTCTAAGCAGCCTAGAGCTGATAAAGAAAGTGCATGTGACTGAGGATAGAGGAAGAAAACCTGCTTTCAAGTGGACTGGGCCAGAAGACTTACCATCTCCAAAGAGTGAGG ACCTGGGGACCTCAACTTTATCATCAGCATCACAACCTCTGGAGTCTCGTTCCTCTGTTGACAACTGTGCTAAAAATCTCTTTTCCTCACCCGGAACAAAGCGAGGTTTTACTCGACATAATTCCTTAGTCAAGCTGGTAAAGAGCATACAAGATGACCGCAGAAAAATCAACTCTGCACCTTCTAGTCCAGTTAAAATGACAG GTGATTCTGCAAATGGTAACTTCTACACACACAAAATGGCTCATCTGGCTGCTATCTGCAAAAAGCAACTAGATGAACAATCAAC GGTCCATCATATTCAGCCTAAGAATGAGGTTACACTCGCTTTGAGTGGAAGCACTCCACAAGTATCTGAACTACCTGAATCCACGTCTGCTAGCAATCATCAGTCTCACGGGCCTTCGGGAATGCAGATCCCAGTTCTTCCCGCAG CTCTCAGACCGCAGCCCACTAGCCTAGCGGTTCGTTCGATGACATTTGAAAGCCCAGGAAGTGCAAACACAAAGACATCTAGCAGTAACCAAACCAACCAACCATCATCAGACAGTAAAGAGCCGACGAGTCCCTCAACCCTTAAACGGGGATGTGGAGAAAAGAGCTTAACAGGAAGTCCATCTAAATTACAGCGGACAGAGCCAAAG AGTGTTTCTCCAAAACTGTGTGAGATCCTACAAGCCCGCCTGAAGGCCCGTAGAGGGGATTTTGCCTCCACCCGGCCTTCCCCGAGAGCCCTGCACCTGGAGTTCTCCAAACCCTCTGAGAATCAGCCTCCCTCACTAATCACCGGCACAGCGCCTCTGGAGCACAGCTTGGAGACCTTCCTGGAGAAGGAGGAGAAGGTTCAGACCTCCGACAATGAGGCCAGACTGACACCTGTCAGACCACCACAATCACAGGCCCAGAAGCCCAGCGTTCCCTTTCAGGATGTGGTTCGGCCATCTGGACCCATACATACAGAG ACTTTGATCCCCGCAGGTTATTTGATTCCGATCTCCCAGCAGTCCTTTGTGAACTTCAAAGATCCACAATACTCCACTGGAGAAAGCTCTAAAGCCTCCACACAAACGTACAACATCTATCACACCCCAACAGCAG GTTCCAGGCCTCCTCTTCCTCAAGAAATCACCCCCACCCGGCTCCCTCTAAACCGGATACCGTCCATCTCTCCCTTCCCTTCTCAAGGGCGTCACATCCACTGCCCCAGTCCTGCCATTCTCAACTTCACCCTGCAGAACCTGGGCCTTATCCCCGGCAGCACCACACCAAACTCCAGTCCTGAGCAGGCCAGCACGCTCCCGTCTCCCCACTCAGGGCTCCCTCCACAGGGCATGATCTTTGTGAAGCCCATCTCACCTGCCCGAACTCTGCAGTCGGCCTCCATACATGGGCAGCACGTCACCCTCATCAGCATACCACAG cCTTTAGTAGACACACCTAAAGGCGGTCAACACCTCCAGCAGAGTTTCTTTCACACCCCGGTCTCCTTCCCTACTGTAACCAGCACCGCAGCTCCCAGAAACATCTACATCCCTCAGAGAAAGCTTGATGTGAGTCCAGAGGACAGCTAA
- the LOC132101856 gene encoding transcription factor E2F8-like isoform X1 — MLSPRMYNAVKKRWKMSSTLSEGQKLIRKPLRSPLKERSANDKGHVFVEPQTPQKNASKASEAALLESHKNMGPLTTPTKGLEAPSSEPWTPTSNLKMLISAASPEIRNREKERAINSSESENSQEPEQGEEVEKLQISRKDKSLGLLCYKFLARYPNYPNPAVNNDISLDDVAGELKVERRRIYDIMNVLESLNMVSRLAKNRYTWHGRVKLAQTLAMLKRAGKENCYGQLMQQIRQRSLERGDREFDLDGEEKENEEMSSFETDGDSGQAELSGADAKAASANSRKDKSLRVMSQKFVMLFLVSSPPVVSLEIAAKILIGEDHVVDQDKNKFKTKIRRLYDIANVLSSLELIKKVHVTEDRGRKPAFKWTGPEDLPSPKSEDLGTSTLSSASQPLESRSSVDNCAKNLFSSPGTKRGFTRHNSLVKLVKSIQDDRRKINSAPSSPVKMTGDSANGNFYTHKMAHLAAICKKQLDEQSTVHHIQPKNEVTLALSGSTPQVSELPESTSASNHQSHGPSGMQIPVLPAGAIPYLSTKCSPIIPVLIPQHQAGGSYAVYMHPTALRPQPTSLAVRSMTFESPGSANTKTSSSNQTNQPSSDSKEPTSPSTLKRGCGEKSLTGSPSKLQRTEPKSVSPKLCEILQARLKARRGDFASTRPSPRALHLEFSKPSENQPPSLITGTAPLEHSLETFLEKEEKVQTSDNEARLTPVRPPQSQAQKPSVPFQDVVRPSGPIHTETLIPAGYLIPISQQSFVNFKDPQYSTGESSKASTQTYNIYHTPTAGSRPPLPQEITPTRLPLNRIPSISPFPSQGRHIHCPSPAILNFTLQNLGLIPGSTTPNSSPEQASTLPSPHSGLPPQGMIFVKPISPARTLQSASIHGQHVTLISIPQPLVDTPKGGQHLQQSFFHTPVSFPTVTSTAAPRNIYIPQRKLDVSPEDS; from the exons ATGTTGTCTCCAAGAATGTATAATGCTGTAAAGAAACG GTGGAAAATGTCCAGTACATTATCAGAAGGTCAAAAATTAATCAGGAAACCTTTAAGAAGTCCACTCAAGGAAAGATCAGCAAACGACAAG GGGCATGTTTTTGTGGAACCACAAACACCACAAAAAAACGCAAGTAAGGCTTCAGAAGCTGCGTTACTGGAGAGTCATAAGAACATGGGGCCCCTAACAACACCTACTAAGGGTCTTGAGGCTCCGTCAAGCGAACCCTGGACACCCACCTCCAACCTGAAGATGCTCATCAGTGCAGCCAGTCCTGAGATTCGCAACCGCGAGAAAGAACGAGCCATAAACAGCAGTGAATCAGAAAACTCGCAG GAGCCTGAACAAGGAGAAGAAGTAGAAAAGCTCCAGATAAGTCGTAAAGACAAAAGTCTGGGTTTGCTGTGTTACAAATTTCTTGCAAGGTACCCAAACTACCCCAATCCCGCTGTAAACAACGACATCAGCCTCGACGATGTGGCGGGAGAACTGA AAGTGGAAAGACGTCGCATCTACGACATCATGAACGTTCTCGAGAGCCTAAACATGGTCAGCCGGCTGGCTAAGAACCGCTACACGTGGCATGGACGGGTGAAACTTGCGCAAACACTTGCAATGCTGAAGCGAGCTGGCAAAGAGAACTGCTACGGCCAACTGATGCAGCAGATCCGTCAAAGGAGCCTAGAGCGAGGAGACCGAGAGTTCGATTTGGACGGAGAGGAGAAGGAGAATGAAGAAATGTCTAGTTTTGAAACGGACGGAGACTCTGGTCAAGCAGAGCTTTCAGGAGCAGATGCTAAAGCTG CTTCTGCGAACAGTCGTAAAGACAAATCTCTGAGAGTGATGAGTCAGAAGTTCGTCATGTTGTTCCTGGTGTCCAGCCCTCCTGTGGTCAGTCTCGAAATAGCCGCCAAGATCCTCATCGGTGAAGATCACGTGGTGGATCAGGACAAAAACAAGTTCAAAA CTAAGATCCGCAGACTTTATGACATTGCAAATGTTCTAAGCAGCCTAGAGCTGATAAAGAAAGTGCATGTGACTGAGGATAGAGGAAGAAAACCTGCTTTCAAGTGGACTGGGCCAGAAGACTTACCATCTCCAAAGAGTGAGG ACCTGGGGACCTCAACTTTATCATCAGCATCACAACCTCTGGAGTCTCGTTCCTCTGTTGACAACTGTGCTAAAAATCTCTTTTCCTCACCCGGAACAAAGCGAGGTTTTACTCGACATAATTCCTTAGTCAAGCTGGTAAAGAGCATACAAGATGACCGCAGAAAAATCAACTCTGCACCTTCTAGTCCAGTTAAAATGACAG GTGATTCTGCAAATGGTAACTTCTACACACACAAAATGGCTCATCTGGCTGCTATCTGCAAAAAGCAACTAGATGAACAATCAAC GGTCCATCATATTCAGCCTAAGAATGAGGTTACACTCGCTTTGAGTGGAAGCACTCCACAAGTATCTGAACTACCTGAATCCACGTCTGCTAGCAATCATCAGTCTCACGGGCCTTCGGGAATGCAGATCCCAGTTCTTCCCGCAGGTGCAATTCCATATCTTTCTACCAAGTGCTCCCCGATCATCCCGGTTCTGATACCTCAACACCAGGCAGGCGGGTCATATGCTGTTTACATGCACCCCACAGCTCTCAGACCGCAGCCCACTAGCCTAGCGGTTCGTTCGATGACATTTGAAAGCCCAGGAAGTGCAAACACAAAGACATCTAGCAGTAACCAAACCAACCAACCATCATCAGACAGTAAAGAGCCGACGAGTCCCTCAACCCTTAAACGGGGATGTGGAGAAAAGAGCTTAACAGGAAGTCCATCTAAATTACAGCGGACAGAGCCAAAG AGTGTTTCTCCAAAACTGTGTGAGATCCTACAAGCCCGCCTGAAGGCCCGTAGAGGGGATTTTGCCTCCACCCGGCCTTCCCCGAGAGCCCTGCACCTGGAGTTCTCCAAACCCTCTGAGAATCAGCCTCCCTCACTAATCACCGGCACAGCGCCTCTGGAGCACAGCTTGGAGACCTTCCTGGAGAAGGAGGAGAAGGTTCAGACCTCCGACAATGAGGCCAGACTGACACCTGTCAGACCACCACAATCACAGGCCCAGAAGCCCAGCGTTCCCTTTCAGGATGTGGTTCGGCCATCTGGACCCATACATACAGAG ACTTTGATCCCCGCAGGTTATTTGATTCCGATCTCCCAGCAGTCCTTTGTGAACTTCAAAGATCCACAATACTCCACTGGAGAAAGCTCTAAAGCCTCCACACAAACGTACAACATCTATCACACCCCAACAGCAG GTTCCAGGCCTCCTCTTCCTCAAGAAATCACCCCCACCCGGCTCCCTCTAAACCGGATACCGTCCATCTCTCCCTTCCCTTCTCAAGGGCGTCACATCCACTGCCCCAGTCCTGCCATTCTCAACTTCACCCTGCAGAACCTGGGCCTTATCCCCGGCAGCACCACACCAAACTCCAGTCCTGAGCAGGCCAGCACGCTCCCGTCTCCCCACTCAGGGCTCCCTCCACAGGGCATGATCTTTGTGAAGCCCATCTCACCTGCCCGAACTCTGCAGTCGGCCTCCATACATGGGCAGCACGTCACCCTCATCAGCATACCACAG cCTTTAGTAGACACACCTAAAGGCGGTCAACACCTCCAGCAGAGTTTCTTTCACACCCCGGTCTCCTTCCCTACTGTAACCAGCACCGCAGCTCCCAGAAACATCTACATCCCTCAGAGAAAGCTTGATGTGAGTCCAGAGGACAGCTAA